The Leopardus geoffroyi isolate Oge1 chromosome C1, O.geoffroyi_Oge1_pat1.0, whole genome shotgun sequence sequence GGACATATAACAGTTAGAACAAGGGTTTGGAGTCAGGTGCTTTGGGTTCCAGCTTCATacaggctgtgtggccttggataGATCTCTTAATCCATGTGAACTTCTGTTTCCCCTCCTGGAAAATGGGGACAGTTATAGGCCCCACCTCACAGGGTTATCATAAGATTTAGATAGGTCAGGTGGTTGGTGGAATCTTTGCAAGATGTTAAGTGTTTTGACTCCCCTGGTCATCTATATAGCTGCTGGACATCGCTGGGAATCAGCTCACAGAGATCCCTGAGGGGCTCCCTGAGTCACTCGAGTACCTGTACCTGCAGAACAACAAGATTAGCACTGTGCCTGCCAATGCCTTCGACTCCACGCCCAACCTCAAAGGCATCTTTCTCAGGTAGGAGGTCCCCTGGGGCAGTGCACATGCCCCTCTGGGTTCAACCCTGGCTCTAGTGGGATAGTTGAGGCATGTGGGAACAGCTCCCAGGTAGAGGTCAGTGTTTGAAGCCTGGCTTCACTGCTGactggctctgtgaccctgggtaCATCACAGAACCCCCCCTGAGCCTCTGTGTCCTCAGCTCTCAAGGGAGGGGACAGTCCTGGCCAAGCCTGGCAAGGTTTATAAGTTTGTAAAAGGGCTTCAGGAACTTTAAAAGCAGTGCATGTGGGCATTATTGATGTTACCGTGGCAGGAAGGGAACCAGGGAGCACGGATGATGGCTGTGCCCATAGCTGGCCAGGCTGTTCCCTGGGCCTCAGACCCagcagagcaggtgctcaggtcCTTGCTGAGCTCTGGGGGTTTAGAATGATTCTAATGGGGGAGCCAACTCCCCCAGGAAATGAGCTTTGGTACAGTAGAGTCAGGGTGGTTCTTCCCAACACCCTACCTAACCATCCCTTCAACTCAGGGAGAAGGGACAGATCTGAGGAGGCAGAATGTGCCCTCCCAGGGGAGTTGTGGCCCAGAAGGCCCCAGGCTGGGTTGGGGTGGAGTGTGACCTATGCCTGGGCTCGTGTGGGGGGACGGGGACCAAGGCACAAAGAATCGAGGGGGCCTGATATCAGagcccagcctctgcctcccttcAACCCAGGTGTGTCCCTGGCCCAGCTTAACCCTGGCCTTGCCTGTGTGCCACTCCACACCAGGCTTCAAAGTAACCCCAGGCTGGCAGCACCAGAGCCTCAGGCCTTGGGGTTGATCCCAGAGAGAGGTAATCCTAGGCTGAGAGGAGGCACCCATTTCCGCCACTCCTAAATTTTAGAGCATTTGCAGACGGGGACCTTCCCTTTTTGGATGAGTGGCCCAGCGTCCACTCCTGCCCCGCCAAGCTGTAGCCACACTGAATAGCTGGGACTTTTTGTGACACACCATGCTTCTTAGCAGCCCCCGCACATCTTTTATGCTTCCTGTGCCATCTTCCTGGAGAGCTCGTTCCCTCCCCTTTACCGTCTAGGCTGGGTAAGTGTGGGGACTCTGAGGGTTAGGCCTCTGACACTGACCCCAAATGGGTGGCCTGCACAGGTTTAACAAGCTGGCCGTGGGCTCCGTGGTGGAAAGTGCCTTCCGGAGGCTGAAGCACCTGCAGGTCTTGGACATAGAAGGCAACTTTGAGTTTGGTGACGTTTCCAAGGACCGGGGCCAGTtggaggaagaggatgaggaagacgaagaggatgaggatgaggaggaTGAGGAAAGGCGATAGTGACGGGGTGAACCGGATTTGACATAGGTAGgtggtctgggggggggggtacactGACCTCTCCCCACCAGCTTCCTGTCCCTGACCCCGGTATAGGCCCTGGGTGAGAGGCTGGCAAAGCTGTGGGAGGCCAGCACAGGCTGGGGAACTCTCCAGGGCGATGAGCGCCCTGATGGGACTGGCACAGGCACTGGGATGGTGGAAGCAGGGCATGGATGTGGGGGCCTGGAGGAGGCTACTGTGGCGATCCGGGCCAGAGGCgatgggggtgggcagtgaggTTGCAGACAAGCAGAAGGCCTGAAGGGGTTTGGGGGAGCGACAGGCAGACTCCAGAGGCCAGAGTAGTCCTGCTGGGCCAGGGTGAGGGAGAGGACAGGCCCCCAGGTCTAACTTGAATTCCAGATGGACGATAGGGGAGCAGATTTGTTGTGGTGGGAGTGTCGAGTTAGGTGGGCCTGGAGTGTGCTCGGGAGCTGCCCAGAGGTGGGCCAGGTATGTGGGTCTGGGGCTGGAGGTtgaggtctgggctggagatgGGGGTCCAGACATTATCAGCCTGGAAATAGTCGTGAGGCCACAGGAAGCTCGGGGAGCTCGCTTGGGGAGAGTGACAGGCCGTGGCCAGCTGCAAGGGAGCCTGCAGAAGGGGCTGACACACAGGGGCTATGGAAGGAGGTGGGACAGAGGCAGATTATGTGCATATGCAACACAAGCACCCTACATGTGCACACAGTGCACCAACCGACATGTACCCGTGCTCACACGTGTCCAaacatgcatatgtgtgcatggaTAACATGCACTCAGGACACAGagcgcacacagacacacatacatgtactcCACGACACATTCACAGGTGCAGGACGTGTGCATGCTTGCATGCACTCGCGCATGCATGTGTCTACACCCGTGCATCCCCACGGCTCTGGTGGAGAGAGTAGCTGTGTCAGTGCTGCTGAGAGGCAGGTGGAGGTGAGCACTGTCAAAGGCCTGTCAGATTTATCCACAAGAAGGTTACCCGTGACCTTGTGGGGGAGCAGCCTCAAGGGCAGTGAAGGTGGAGAAAGTAGCTGGCAAGGAGTGGACCCAGGGAGCATAGACAACTCTGTCAAGAAGTTTGGCTGTAAAGGGATGAGATGAGAGGGTGGCACGGGGAAGAGGTGTGAAGTTCAGGAGGGACTCTGTTTACTTTGCACCCTTTTCAGAAACAGAGTTGATGGGAGGGGCTGGCCCGGAGGGGGAGTTAAAGATGTaagagaggagagcagggagaaGCTAGCCCTGTGGACACAGTAGGAGGGTCTGGCTTTGGCAGGAGGCTCAGTCCTTCCACTGTGTCAGGAGGGATGAAGGCTGCAGTCACACACAGGACAGTGGCTTGGTGGCTGAACATGAAGTCACATCAGCCCGATGCCTTCagccttctgttttctctgtgcaACAGGAGGTGCTCAGCAGACCGGGGTGGGTGTGGAGAAGATGGACCATTGGATCCATCCATGGCTGGGGTTTTGGCCAGGTGTGTGGGACAGAAGGGTAAGGAACAAGGACGTTGAGGGTGTTGACAAGAGAGTGGCTGCAGTTGTGGACCCCGGGGGTCaggctgagaaggaaggaggtgcAGACAGGAGTGTGGGTGGGCAGGGTCTCTGGAGAGGGACGTTGGAGAGTGGGCACAGTGTGGTGAGTAGCCAGGAGGAGAGATGTGGTCAGAAGGGAATATCAGAATGAGCTGAGCTGGGGGTCACAGGGTCAGGCTGTGGCCATGTGAAGGGGCCCTTGGGCCACTGTTAGGACACTGAAAGCAGGGGCTTGGGTCAGAGTGGAGACTTGAAGGTGGTGGTGAGGATCCCATGGGTGGATGACAGAGGGAGGTGTGGCTGACAGAAGAGTGTGCGTGGGGCGGTTATCCCACCATGGAGAAGAGGCTCTTGGGAATCCCCTTCCTCTGTTCTCGGAGCTCAGGAGTATGAAGTGGAGATCCTTCTCTCTAGGCATTGTCCTCAGGCAGAGCCAGGGGTCAATGATGGGGGTGAACAGCTGTCCAGTGAGGATGCTATATCCCTCATTGAGGGGGATGGGGAGTCCTGGGATGGGAGAGAATCTGTCCTCTCTGGAGGACATTGGCCTCGGTCGGGTCTGTTGAGTGGGGCCTTGGGAGAGGCCCTGGGGAGTGGCCAGAGGGACCTAAAAGCCCTCTAGTCAATACCAGGCCTGGTCACATCAGCAAGAACACCTCTCAGTGGGTGGCCGGCTGGTTCTGGGCTCCCAGGGGCAactctgcctcctgcctgcaGTCGCCTGGCCCTTCCAGAGTCCCCTGGGGGGCCCCCAGCTCTAATCCACCTTCCCAAAGCTGGCACTTCTGCCCTGGCCTCCCTGACTCTCCCACGTGTTCTACAGGACACCGGACCGCCAGACCCCTTTCTGCAGCACGTACCTGTGCCCTGTGAGCCCCACTCTGCCatgctcacagacacacccagtgCCACCCTCACCAGCCACCCTGCACCCCACTGCGACAACACAGGCTGGACACACAGTCTCCCATTCCCCCTTGTTCCTGTAGTACCCCACGGCCAGACACGTGCAGGCAACATGACACAGTCACACACTGCTGGCTGCACGGAGCAAGCCCACCATACAGTTCCCCTCTCCATCCCACGCCCTCCATTGCCATCATGCCCTTGGACTCCTGCAGACTCAGGGAAGGGTCTGACCCTGCCCTGGCACTCACGGGCGCCTGCTCCCTTCACCTCGGACCCGCATGTGCACGCGTGcacgcgtgcacgcgcgcgcgcacacacacacacacacacacacacacacgagtcccATGAAAACAGCCCTCTATGGCCTATGCCACCGACATATCTTGCCCCAGCCAGAACTGGCCAGAACAGCTTGCCACCTGCTCATCCGTCTGTTCGTCCGTCCACTGGAGAAGACAGAGTTATCTTGGTGCTCTCTGTGGCCAGGTGCCTGCCACCCTCTGGAACTCACAGAAGCtgacttttgttccttttcttccctttggggACAGGAACCTTTGGGACTGCTGCCCTGGCCTGCCTGCCCTGACTCCCAGCTGCCCGGGCAGCCACTCCCTGCCAGGCCCTGGCCAGCCACAGGCATGTCTGTGATGGGAAACCCCATTGAGGCCAGAGGGAAAGTCTCCTGGGGTTGTTGGGGCCTTGGGCAGAAGTCAGGCGGAAGGGCAGTGCCAGGCAAGGAGGAAAGGCCCAGCTGCCCTGATGACAtaccttttttattctttgggccTGTGGGATGTTCTGGGTGCCTTgggtttttaaattcttttttaagaaaaaaaaaatgataaaaaacaaaactgatttttcttGTTATAGAAAAACTAATATAAAAGCATTACCCCTTTCTGGCAGCCTATGGCCGTGTCCGTGTGTGCTTCCTGCCAGGTGCCAGGCCAGTGACTGGCTGGGGTGGGCAGGATACAAGCACCTGAGAGCCTTTCCAGACCAGCAGGAGTCGGCACGAAGTTCAGTTCTTGGGCCCACAAAGTAATCACACAGGCAGAGGTCCAGAGACGCAGGGTTTAGTCACAGGTGAGGAGGCCTGGAGGCACGTGTGACCGTCAGCTTGGTGGGGGTCAGCAGGTCCGGCCAGCACCACCACACTGGGCTTGTGAGCTCACTCCGCGCTTCCAGAGGCTGAGCATCTGAGCTCACCCAGAGGACCGCCTGTGCACTGAGTGGGCACTACTGATGGGGTTTGTCCCCAGGATGGCTGGGATGGGAAGGGGACTAGAGGCAGGCCTGAGACCTAGAGCAGGGTCTACTTGGGGGCCCAGGTCTTTGCAGGCCTGCCCGGGGAAGAAGTGACGGACACGCCTAGTGCTCCCACCGCCCCCAACAGTGCCAGAGTTGGAACTGGAAGGCAGCCCCCGGCTCAGAGCACAGGTGGTGAGATGCCCAGGAAGCATGACCTCCCACTACCGGAGGTGTGTAAGCGTGCTCCTGTCAAAGATCAGATTCCTGCCTTGTGGTGGGCCAGGCTTCGTTGCTAAAAGGGCCTTAGAGATGTGACACAGGGAAGGGACGTTTAAGCCGGTCCACACCACTGTGGGAATGACTGATAGCTTGACCTCTGACCTCTCTTAGGTGATTAGGCCTGAGTGAAGGAAGGATGCTCCCATGGTGGACcccacagcccccagccctgcagcgAGACGGGGATCCTAGGATCGGGACCCTTCTTGGACTCCTCAGATCATGGCCGTGCGAGGAGGATAGGAAGGAGTTCAGGAGCGGGGGCTGGGAGGCAAGTGCCCTCCTGGTTCTCTGAGTGACTTTGGgaagcccatcccctcccccagcttcagTGTCTTCATGGGCTCCTCTGTGCAAGACTCTGGAGCTAGATGTTCTCCCCAAAGCACATTCAGAACAGGCAGTGTGGCCACGGCTCTTCTGTgtcccctggagcctcctggaGGCACCCTGGGGCCAAAGACAATGAGGGAGAGAGTCTGGAAATGTCCTTGGGCACATCCCCTCCTTAAACAGAGCAAAAGCCCCCGATTTACACTCTGCCTCCTGCATATGACAGGTCAGATAGGCCTGTCCTCATTCCAACCTCCAGGGACAGGCTCATTTGCACTCTGGCTGCCCAGGCAGGTCTGTCCATACACTGACAGGCCAGCTAGACCTGTCTACACTCCAGCTACATGGACAAGCCTGTACATTCTGGCCACCTGGGCAGGCCTGTTCATACGCTGGCTGCCCTGTCAGGCCAGTCTGACAGCCTGTATGAGCCCAATAAAGAAATGCTgactggggggcctgggtggctcaatcagttgagcatcatcagactcttgatttcagctcaggttatgatctcacggtttgtgagttcgagccctgtgttgggctgatggcatagagcctgcctgggattctctctctctctctctctctctctctctctctctctctctctctttctgcccctctcctgctcgcatttcttccctccctccaacctcaaaaataagtcaacattaaaaaaaatgctggccAGGGTATGGTCACCAAGCccacaaaattgaaaaacaaaacacctttattTAGTTATCACTGAATTTGCGAACACAGAAAGGAGTAGAAAATCTAACACCACTTCATCACACAGGCTCATGGAGAGTGCTGACCCCAAGGCTCCACGGGCAGCTTGACTAAAGCATCCCAGGCAAGCCTGCCTCCCCAGTCCTGGCTGGCCCACCTGTCCTGTGGGAGACTGGCCCAGACGTATCCAAGGGCCCCTGCAGCTCTTCTGAGGCCATGCTGTCTCCACATGGGCTGAGCTTTGTGAGACACGACTGGTGAGACTGATGGGAGACGGGACAGGCTGTGGCACGTGGCAGGCAGCGGGCCTTGGCCTAGGGCTGGGCTGTCCTCAGGGAGGGCTGTTTGTCTGAGGCCACGTGTTATGGGACAGGGAGGGTGACCGGCCTGGGCAGGGACTCAGCTGGGGCAGAACCAGAACATCGCTGTATCTTCAAAAACTGAAGGCAGTGGTGGCTGCTGagctcctgcagaggggcagagacccTTGGCATCTGGCCCTGCAGGCCCCTGTCCTCCAGGAGAGAGTGGCCAGGGCCTGGAAGACTTGAGTTAGAGTCCCGGCCCTGACGTTACCTGCCCTGAGACCTGGGGCAAGTGTTTTCAGCTCACGGGGTCTCAACTCTGTGATCCAGAAAGTGGGACCATATAGCCCCTGCTGCCACCCTCATAGGTTAACACAGTGGAAATGTCATAGCTGGGGCCTTGGCTGTGCCAGGTCATAATTCTCCAGCTGGGGCTCCCACATGCAGTCTTTCCCTTTCTGAGACTCTATTGTCTGGCCTGTGGGGCGAATCCTGGCCTCTCAAGGGTGGGAGGAGTGTGTGAGCCTGGCTCCTGTCGAGTGCTCGGAAAAGTAGTGAGTTGAGatcctgcccttggcccctagaCCTGGAGGCCTCCCCTGGCCCCTGCAGCTCTGCAGGCTACACATTGGTCTCAAGCTCACTGATCTCAATGGTGCAGTGGTCCAGAGAGGTGGCAGCTGGTTCCTCGTCCTGCTCCACCTGGACAGGGATGTGGTGGGGACAGGCAGGGCCCAGGGTCAGCTCTGAGGCCTCCGCCACGCTCTTCACACAGCCATTCTGCTGGGTTGCCACGATCTCCTGGAGGCTCACTGGCTTGGTCTCACGGGGCGGCAGTTTCTGGGGAGGGGAAACAGGCCTTGGTAGCAGCAGGAGGGAGTGAGGTTAGACACCAGGGAAGACTGAAAGAGCAAACCACGTGATTGGTTTTCCTACAGATGTGCTGTGGGACCTTGATATGTCACACACggcctctctgggctccagttcCAATCTGTCCTGCTTCCTTTTGAGGTTGTCTTAGTGGAGAAGTCCAGTGAGGGAACTGGTGGGTCCCCTGCCTGTCCACCCCAATGGGAGTGGGACAGCCTATTACACATAGTTATTGCCACGAAGCCCTGTGCAGATGTACAAATGTTTGCATTGTTGTCGGCAGGATAGAGCACACCCCCACACTAAGGTAcaggctccctgaggacagggttTATCTTTCTTTGTTTGCCACTGCTCCTCCCACGATGACGAGTGCTCGACAGCTAGCTGCGAGAGGAATCGGTCACCTCGTGTCCAgatgaggaggcagggagggattGGCAGAAGGCTGCCCAGCTGGTGAGAAGACCTGCACCCCCATCCCAGCTCCACCCTCCCAACggccaggctgggagggaggcacTGCTCTCACCTCCATGCCTGTGTCCTGAGCAAAGTCCTTCCGGCAGATGTGGGCCATGATCCCTGCCGCCAGCGCGTCACCCAGCACGTTAATCATGGTGCGAAAACGGTCCCTGGTGAGCCAAGGTGGGCAGTGAGTGGTGGGCACTATTTTTGGTAAGAGGAGCTGGCAGCAGGCAGGGCCCAGCCCAGCAGCACCTGCAGCCGGCAGCCAGGTTGGAGCCTGTGGCAAAGTGCCTTTTCGGTCCTCTCAAGCCTACTGCCCCTGCTCGGGCAAGGCCAAAGCAAGTTGATGCACGGCTGGATTCAGGAACATGTGGACTGTGCCCATGCTCAAAAGGGCCTGGGCTTGGTCTGATGCTCTGCTCTCACCCCCttgaaattctttatatttttgaacaAGGGTAGGcacgttttcatttttaaaaactgggccCCGCAAAGGCTGGTGTCAGTGAGCGGGGCACTCCCACTGTGCCAAACCATGGCAGTTCCCCCGGCCCACCCTCAATGCCTGCTGCCTGGGGGATGAGGCAGGTAGGGGGCAAACCCACTCACAGAGCCCAGTCGACGGCGATGATGAGGGTGATGTCGTCAGTGGGAAGTCCCACGGAGGTGAGTACGATGACCATGGTGACGAGCCCAGCCTGGGGGATGCCAGCTGCCCCGATGCTGGCCGCTGTGGCTGTGATgctgcaggaggggcagggagaggaagaggaggagcaggaggggcaggcctCGCTGTTGGAGCCCTGGCTCCAAGAAGGAGTCCAGAATGCCAGGGCCTCTGGGGACAGCCATACGGGGCAGGGGTTGTTAGGAATGCCACATCAGGAAATTCTCAGGGTGGGGGGCACGTCCCTGCTCAAGGCCCTGTGACTCCATAGGCCTCCATCTCTGGTCCCAGTGGAACCTCCTGAGGAGTTTGTAGAAGAGCATGTGCCTGGGGCCACTGCCTTTGTCAGGTTCCAAAAAACTGACCAGAAATTCAGGTCGTCCACCTGCATGGCTCTGCCCAGCCTCCCTCTGGGCCTGGTTCCTGGGGCCAGACTTGGGCCCTCAGGCTGGCACACAAGGCCTTCCCCACAGCCTCTGACCCTCACCCCAGCACCCTTCCCTCGCCTCCAGCCACACTAGCAGTCagtccccccctccccgtcccctcaTCCCACCCCTGGTCTCTGCTCACCCTCTGCCTGCCTttagccccctccctgccctgcatgCCCAGACTGCAGGCCCTCCTCTGGACCTTGGTTCCCATCCTGCTCGGAGCTCCCCCTCTGCAGGGTGACACTGGGGAAGGAGCCCTGAGTCATAGAAGCCAGGCCACATCCCAGCACTAACTTGCTGTGTGGCTGGGAACAAACCCCTTGCCTCCTCTGCACTTCAGAGACCCCATCAGATCTGAGAGCTCAAGAATCCTGAAGGTCCTTCCGGTGCCCTCCTCTTCCCCGGCCAATCCACCCTGGGTATGGGGTGTCGGGTGTGTACCTGATGGTGATGATCTGGCCGAAGTCCAGCTCATAGTTGTTGACCTGGGCAATGAAGATGGCGGCCACAGCCTCGTAGAGCGCCGTCCCGTCCATGTTGATGGTGGCGCCCACGGGCAGCACAAAGCGGGCAATCCGCCGGTCAATGTGGTTGTTTTCCAGCAGGCACTTGAAGGTGATGGGCAGTGTGGCTGAGCTGTGGGCAGAGGGGCCAGCGCGTGCCTACCACTGTCTCCCAGGGTACTccggggctctgggctgcctgCGTGCCAGGGATGGGAAGctcgcccccaccccaggcagcccACCCATCACGGGGGAGGACAGGCTGAAGGAGCTTTGAAAATGGTCTCAAATGGCATTCTTGGCAAGTGTGTGATCAGTGGCCCAGCCAGACCCGCCCAAGCCTAGGCCTCGGAGACCCCCCACCAGCCGCACAGGTCAGGAAAGGAGCCAACATCAGcagagcacctactatgcgccagGCATTGTGCTTTACACACGCTCTTATCTGACCCTCACAGCTTCCTGTGAGGGAGGGGTTTtgagtccattttacagatgaagaaactgaagcccggaggggaggaggggctgacCCAAAGTCATACCACTGTGCCAAGCATAAAGTGGCTAACAGTAGGGCTCTGGGGCCGGCCTTGCTGGATTTAGATTCCAGCCTCCAGTAGCCAAGTGGCTCTGGCGGGTTCCTTAACCTGtgtgtgccttagtttccttatcccAAACAATACCTAGATTACAGAGCTATTAGGGTGATTCAACAAGAAAGCGCTTAGAGCAGTATCTGGCACATTGCAGGCAGTCAGTGGTAGCCACTACTGTCATTGTTACTGTCTCTGTTACTAGAGCTCCTGGTGGCCGTGCTGAGACTAAAACTCAGGTTGGTTTGGCCACAGTGCCCTTCCTTTCCCACAGGCCACTGCCTGGGGAGCCCACGTCCATTTTCCAGAGCCTGCGATGATCTCCCCAGATGTGCTGGGCCCGCGGCTGTGGTTTCTGCCAAGCAGGAGATGGCCAAGGGCTGCTGGCTCCAGCAGGGCTTGGCCTGTGGTATGGGAGCTGGCAGCCATTGGGACTTTGCCTTTCCTTTCCacctcctggctctgccctgcgTGGAGGTTCCTGGATGAGGCTTCTGGGGGCTTTTCCTCACTGGGGCCCTGCTCCTCCTAAGTTCTGTGTGAGGCACTTCTGCTGCCAAGGGTGGGGGCCCTCACTCCCATTTGACAGAttgggaagctgaggcccagagaagagaaagcagtAAGGGCTGGAAGGGAGAACGAGGCTCTGAAGAGACATGGGCCTGAGCTCAGGCGAGTCCTCCGCGTGGAGCTTGGACATATGCTGTGGGGAGAACCACCCTTCCTTCACAGAGTATGTAGAGCACTTTCTCCTCCTTGGTAGACAGACGGGTGGGTTTGCATGCCTCCAACTCTGCTTCTGCACTCAACTGTGGGCCGGGATCCTTGAGAGCAGATGCCACCTCATAGGCTAGCCTTCGTGCCCCTAGTGAGTTATCTCCACTAATTCCCATGCAACCCTTAGAGGCAGAGACCACCCTGATCCCCAAACTGCATATGAGGAAATTGGTgcccagggaggttaagtgacttgcccacagcCACACAGCCAATGGGCGGTGGAACCATGATTCAAATCCCCACTGGTGAGTTACACTGTCAAGGCTGGGACAGGGCATCCAGCCAGGATGTCCCCGCAGCCGTGGACAGGCCAAGACCCTAAACAACACAGGGCCTGACTCCCAACGGGAGCACCGTATGGCAGCAAAAGGCAACAGCCGTTGCAGATTCATCCCCCATCAGCTGTCCCGACCCCGAGATGTGTGGAAGCCACCGCCATGTGGACTGAGTGCACCTTAGGGATGcaggcagctggggaggggaaggcctTAAGAGGCCATAAGGGCTTTCTGCCATTCAGGCCGGTGGGGCCCCAAGCAATGCATTTCAAAAATTGGTCTCATTTACCACTGTCCATAGCTACCCCCAAGTTTGTGAAATGGGCCATACTGAACTTTCCATGGTTCTATGGCTATGGACACGTGATGGCTGGACGGATGAACGGAGTTCAGCTGCCGGCATCACTCCACCCTGCCCGTCACCCAGGGCTacctggaggaggtggccaggGCAATGAGCAGGGCCTGGAGGACGCCTCGGATAAAGACAATGGGGTTCTTTTTGGTGATGCAGAAGTAGAGCAGGGGCAGGATGAAGAGGCCGTGGACCACCAGCCCACACACCACGGTGACCGCGTAGAAACCCAGCTTCTTTCTGACTGCTGTGGGGTCGTCCATCTCCAGGATCTTGCCGGCGATGAGGAACACAATGCCAAAGGGGAAGTACCTGGGGGCAGGCAGCCAGTTCAGTGCCGGGCAGGCGAGGGTCCCGGGCAGTCCTGGCATGGCATCACTGCCCCCTGGCCGCCCGGGGATCCTGTGAGGACTGAATGGGACCCTGTACCAAGGTGCCCAGTACATGTGGCCTCATTAATACCACGACGCTCAACCAGTCCAACCCGCACAACCTCTGGCCCCCCTCCTTGCCTTCCCGTCCAGGTCTCTGAGGAGGGCCCCCGCCCTCAGCAGGCCCTCATTTCAGCCCAGCGGCGCCACAAACTTCATGCGTGGCCCGGGGCGGGCCTCTGCGTTTCCCCATGAAAACTGTACAAGGTCGGACTAGAAGATTCCTAAGGCCTGAGCTCTGAACCAAGGAGTGGCAGCTGGTTCTCACTTCCAGTGTTTCCCTTCTCCAAAAGCTAAGCTGATGAGACTCCATGGGATGGGGAAACTGGGCCAGGAGAGCAAGGCCACGCTTAGCTTGTAACTGTCCTCCAGTGGGCCTGATTGGGCCACAAATGGCAGGCCCGGGGCTGGAACTAGACCTGGTCAGGGCTGGGCCGGGGGATGCAGGGCAGAATGTGGCCAGGGCTGAGCCTCCAGGGCAGGAAAGCAGTGGAAGGGGCCGTGGTATCCCTCCATCTTCCCAGGGCAGGGCTGAAAGGGGGTGGGGTGAAAGTGGAAGAGGACACTTCTGCCCCCAGTGAGGCTTACCACACAGCCACCGCCACAATCTTCATGACGGACTCATTGAGGCACTGGCAGAAGCTGACTAGAGGGGTCCCATTGTCCCCCATGCGGCCCAGCATGATGCctgcaggggcagagacacacaagCATGTCACA is a genomic window containing:
- the SLC1A7 gene encoding excitatory amino acid transporter 5 isoform X3; the protein is MEWCCALCQQTGLTMVPGAVLARGRDVCKRNGLLILSVLSVTVGCLLGFFLRTRRLSPQEISYFQFPGELLMRMLKMLILPLVVSRDCKVCKGRDSSLLRFHSGPSQVPGTYLMSGLASLDAKTSSRLGILTVAYYLWTTFVAVIVGIIMVSIIHPGGAAQKETTEQSGKPIMSSADALLDLIRNMFPANLVEATFKQYRTKTTPVVKSPKMASEEAPPRQILIYGVQEENGSHVQNFALDLTPPPEVVYKSEPDTIDGMNVLGIVIFSATMGIMLGRMGDNGTPLVSFCQCLNESVMKIVAVAVWYFPFGIVFLIAGKILEMDDPTAVRKKLGFYAVTVVCGLVVHGLFILPLLYFCITKKNPIVFIRGVLQALLIALATSSSSATLPITFKCLLENNHIDRRIARFVLPVGATINMDGTALYEAVAAIFIAQVNNYELDFGQIITISITATAASIGAAGIPQAGLVTMVIVLTSVGLPTDDITLIIAVDWALDRFRTMINVLGDALAAGIMAHICRKDFAQDTGMEKLPPRETKPVSLQEIVATQQNGCVKSVAEASELTLGPACPHHIPVQVEQDEEPAATSLDHCTIEISELETNV
- the SLC1A7 gene encoding excitatory amino acid transporter 5 isoform X1 is translated as MEWCCALCQQTGLTMVPGAVLARGRDVCKRNGLLILSVLSVTVGCLLGFFLRTRRLSPQLSGSGHVTLETADGRGDLIQGPKGRLDPAACEEANEISYFQFPGELLMRMLKMLILPLVVSRDCKVCKGRDSSLLRFHSGPSQVPGTYLMSGLASLDAKTSSRLGILTVAYYLWTTFVAVIVGIIMVSIIHPGGAAQKETTEQSGKPIMSSADALLDLIRNMFPANLVEATFKQYRTKTTPVVKSPKMASEEAPPRQILIYGVQEENGSHVQNFALDLTPPPEVVYKSEPDTIDGMNVLGIVIFSATMGIMLGRMGDNGTPLVSFCQCLNESVMKIVAVAVWYFPFGIVFLIAGKILEMDDPTAVRKKLGFYAVTVVCGLVVHGLFILPLLYFCITKKNPIVFIRGVLQALLIALATSSSSATLPITFKCLLENNHIDRRIARFVLPVGATINMDGTALYEAVAAIFIAQVNNYELDFGQIITISITATAASIGAAGIPQAGLVTMVIVLTSVGLPTDDITLIIAVDWALDRFRTMINVLGDALAAGIMAHICRKDFAQDTGMEKLPPRETKPVSLQEIVATQQNGCVKSVAEASELTLGPACPHHIPVQVEQDEEPAATSLDHCTIEISELETNV
- the SLC1A7 gene encoding excitatory amino acid transporter 5 isoform X2 — encoded protein: MEWCCALCQQTGLTMVPGAVLARGRDVCKRNGLLILSVLSVTVGCLLGFFLRTRRLSPQLSGSGHVTLETADGRGDLIQGPKGRLDPAACEEANEISYFQFPGELLMRMLKMLILPLVVSSLMSGLASLDAKTSSRLGILTVAYYLWTTFVAVIVGIIMVSIIHPGGAAQKETTEQSGKPIMSSADALLDLIRNMFPANLVEATFKQYRTKTTPVVKSPKMASEEAPPRQILIYGVQEENGSHVQNFALDLTPPPEVVYKSEPDTIDGMNVLGIVIFSATMGIMLGRMGDNGTPLVSFCQCLNESVMKIVAVAVWYFPFGIVFLIAGKILEMDDPTAVRKKLGFYAVTVVCGLVVHGLFILPLLYFCITKKNPIVFIRGVLQALLIALATSSSSATLPITFKCLLENNHIDRRIARFVLPVGATINMDGTALYEAVAAIFIAQVNNYELDFGQIITISITATAASIGAAGIPQAGLVTMVIVLTSVGLPTDDITLIIAVDWALDRFRTMINVLGDALAAGIMAHICRKDFAQDTGMEKLPPRETKPVSLQEIVATQQNGCVKSVAEASELTLGPACPHHIPVQVEQDEEPAATSLDHCTIEISELETNV
- the SLC1A7 gene encoding excitatory amino acid transporter 5 isoform X4, with translation MEWCCALCQQTGLTMVPGAVLARGRDVCKRNGLLILSVLSVTVGCLLGFFLRTRRLSPQEISYFQFPGELLMRMLKMLILPLVVSSLMSGLASLDAKTSSRLGILTVAYYLWTTFVAVIVGIIMVSIIHPGGAAQKETTEQSGKPIMSSADALLDLIRNMFPANLVEATFKQYRTKTTPVVKSPKMASEEAPPRQILIYGVQEENGSHVQNFALDLTPPPEVVYKSEPDTIDGMNVLGIVIFSATMGIMLGRMGDNGTPLVSFCQCLNESVMKIVAVAVWYFPFGIVFLIAGKILEMDDPTAVRKKLGFYAVTVVCGLVVHGLFILPLLYFCITKKNPIVFIRGVLQALLIALATSSSSATLPITFKCLLENNHIDRRIARFVLPVGATINMDGTALYEAVAAIFIAQVNNYELDFGQIITISITATAASIGAAGIPQAGLVTMVIVLTSVGLPTDDITLIIAVDWALDRFRTMINVLGDALAAGIMAHICRKDFAQDTGMEKLPPRETKPVSLQEIVATQQNGCVKSVAEASELTLGPACPHHIPVQVEQDEEPAATSLDHCTIEISELETNV